A region from the Falco peregrinus isolate bFalPer1 chromosome 19, bFalPer1.pri, whole genome shotgun sequence genome encodes:
- the LOC129782832 gene encoding claw keratin-like, translating to MSCTSLCNTSCGVAAPAPLADTCNEPCVRQCPDSTVVIQPPPSVITFPGPILSSFPQHSVVGSAGAPGVGGGYGGTFGGRGGFGGYGGYGGYGGYGGLWGHGGYGGYGGLWGYGGYGGFGSCGYGGWRRGHRYLNGNCGPC from the coding sequence ATGTCCTGCACCAGCCTGTGCAACACCTCCTGTGGGGtggccgccccggccccgctggctGACACCTGCAACGAGCCCTGCGTGCGGCAGTGCCCTGACTCCACGGTGGTGATCCAGCCGCCACCCTCGGTGATCACCTTCCCTGGgcccatcctcagctccttcccgcaGCACAGTGTTGTTGGCTCAGCGGGAGCTCCCGGTGTTGGCGGAGGCTACGGCGGCACTTTTGGAGGCCGTGGTGGTTTTGGAGGCTATGGGGGCTATGGAGGCTATGGGGGCTATGGAGGCCTTTGGGGCCATGGTGGTTATGGGGGTTATGGAGGCCTTTGGGGCTATGGGGGCTATGGAGGATTTGGCAGTTGTGGATATGGTGGCTGGCGCCGAGGCCACAGGTACCTCAATGGCAACTGTGGACCCTGCTAA
- the LOC129782840 gene encoding claw keratin-like, giving the protein MSCTSLCNTSCGVAAPAPLADTCNEPCVRQCPDSTVVIQPPPAVITFPGPILSSFPQHSVVGSAGAPGVGGGYGGTFGGRGGFGGYGGYGGYGGYGGYGYGGWGRGCGYLRGSCGPC; this is encoded by the coding sequence ATGTCCTGCACCAGCCTGTGCAACACCTCCTGTGGGGtggccgccccggccccgctggctGACACCTGCAACGAGCCCTGCGTGCGGCAGTGCCCTGACTCCACGGTGGTGATCCAGCCGCCACCTGCGGTGATCACCTTCCCCGGgcccatcctcagctccttcccgcaGCACAGTGTTGTTGGCTCAGCGGGTGCTCCCGGTGTTGGCGGAGGCTACGGCGGCACTTTTGGAGGCCGTGGTGGTTTTGGAGGCTATGGGGGCTATGGGGGCTATGGGGGCTATGGGGGCTATGGATACGGTGGTTGGGGCCGAGGCTGCGGATACCTCAGGGGCAGCTGTGGACCCTGCTAA
- the LOC129782839 gene encoding claw keratin-like, with the protein MSCTSLCNTSCGVAAPAPLADTCNEPCVRQCPDSTVVIQPPPSVITFPGPILSSFPQQSVVGSAGAPGVGGGYGGTFGGRGGFGGYGGYGGYGGYGGYGYGGWGRGCGYLRGSCGPC; encoded by the coding sequence ATGTCCTGCACCAGCCTGTGCAACACCTCCTGTGGGGtggccgccccggccccgctggctGACACCTGCAACGAGCCCTGCGTGCGGCAGTGCCCTGACTCCACGGTGGTGATCCAGCCGCCACCCTCGGTGATCACCTTCCCCGGgcccatcctcagctccttcccgcaGCAGAGTGTTGTTGGCTCAGCGGGTGCTCCCGGTGTTGGCGGAGGCTACGGTGGCACTTTTGGAGGCCGTGGTGGTTTTGGAGGCTATGGGGGCTATGGGGGCTATGGGGGCTATGGGGGCTATGGATACGGTGGTTGGGGCCGAGGCTGCGGATACCTCAGGGGCAGCTGTGGACCCTGCTAA
- the LOC129782830 gene encoding claw keratin-like isoform X2 has product MSCTSLCNTSCGVAAPAPLADTCNEPCVRQCPDSTVVIQPPPSVITFPGPILSSFPQQSVVGSAGAPGVGGGYGGTFGGRGGFGGYGGYGGYGGYGGYGGYGGLWGYGGYGGYGGFGGCGYGSWGRGHRYLNGNCGPC; this is encoded by the exons ATGTCCTGCACCAGCCTGTGCAACACCTCCTGTGGGGtggccgccccggccccgctggctGACACCTGCAACGAGCCCTGTGTGCGGCAGTGCCCTGACTCCACGGTGGTGATCCAGCCGCCACCCTCGGTGATCACCTTCCCCGGgcccatcctcagctccttcccgcaGCAGAGTGTTGTTGGCTCAGCGGGAGCTCCCGGTGTTGGCGGAGGCTACGGCGGCACTTTTGGAGGCCGTGGTGGTTTTGGAGGCTATGGAGGCTATGGGGGCTACGGGGGCTATGGAGGCTATGGGGGCTATGGAGGCCTTTGGGGCTACGGGG GTTATGGGGGCTATGGAGGATTTGGCGGTTGTGGATATGGGAGCTGGGGCCGAGGCCACAGGTACCTCAATGGCAACTGTGGACCCTGCTAA
- the LOC129782830 gene encoding claw keratin-like isoform X1: MSCTSLCNTSCGVAAPAPLADTCNEPCVRQCPDSTVVIQPPPSVITFPGPILSSFPQQSVVGSAGAPGVGGGYGGTFGGRGGFGGYGGYGGYGGYGGYGGYGGLWGYGGYGGYGSCGGYGGYGGYGGFGGCGYGSWGRGHRYLNGNCGPC; this comes from the coding sequence ATGTCCTGCACCAGCCTGTGCAACACCTCCTGTGGGGtggccgccccggccccgctggctGACACCTGCAACGAGCCCTGTGTGCGGCAGTGCCCTGACTCCACGGTGGTGATCCAGCCGCCACCCTCGGTGATCACCTTCCCCGGgcccatcctcagctccttcccgcaGCAGAGTGTTGTTGGCTCAGCGGGAGCTCCCGGTGTTGGCGGAGGCTACGGCGGCACTTTTGGAGGCCGTGGTGGTTTTGGAGGCTATGGAGGCTATGGGGGCTACGGGGGCTATGGAGGCTATGGGGGCTATGGAGGCCTTTGGGGCTACGGGGGCTATGGAGGCTATGGGAGCTGTGGGGGCTATGGAGGTTATGGGGGCTATGGAGGATTTGGCGGTTGTGGATATGGGAGCTGGGGCCGAGGCCACAGGTACCTCAATGGCAACTGTGGACCCTGCTAA
- the LOC129782828 gene encoding claw keratin-like: MSCTSLCNTSCGVAAPAPLADTCNEPCVRQCPDSTVVIQPPPAVITFPGPILSSFPQQSVVGSAGAPGVGGGYGGTFGGRGGFGGYGGYGGYGGYGGYGGYGGLWGYGGYGGYGSCGGYGGYGGYGGFGGCGYGSWGRGHRYLNGNCGPC; the protein is encoded by the coding sequence ATGTCCTGCACCAGCCTGTGCAACACCTCCTGTGGGGtggccgccccggccccgctggctGACACCTGCAACGAGCCCTGCGTGCGGCAGTGCCCTGACTCCACGGTGGTGATCCAGCCGCCACCTGCGGTGATCACCTTCCCCGGgcccatcctcagctccttcccgcaGCAGAGTGTTGTTGGCTCAGCGGGAGCTCCCGGTGTTGGCGGAGGCTACGGCGGCACTTTTGGAGGCCGTGGTGGTTTTGGAGGCTATGGAGGCTATGGGGGCTACGGGGGCTATGGGGGCTATGGGGGCTATGGAGGCCTTTGGGGCTACGGGGGCTATGGAGGCTATGGGAGCTGTGGGGGCTATGGAGGTTATGGGGGCTATGGAGGATTTGGCGGTTGTGGATATGGGAGCTGGGGCCGAGGCCACAGGTACCTCAATGGCAACTGTGGACCCTGCTAA
- the LOC129782842 gene encoding claw keratin-like has translation MSCTSLCNTSCGVAAPAPLADTCNEPCVRQCPDSTVVIQPPPAVITYPGPILSSFPQHSVVGSAGAPGVGGGYGGTFGGRGGFGGYGGYGGYGGYGGYGYGGWGRGCGYLRGSCGPC, from the coding sequence ATGTCCTGCACCAGCCTGTGCAACACCTCCTGTGGGGtggccgccccggccccgctggctGACACCTGCAACGAGCCCTGCGTGCGGCAGTGCCCTGACTCCACGGTGGTGATCCAGCCGCCACCTGCGGTGATCACATACCCTGgacccatcctcagctccttcccgcaGCACAGTGTTGTTGGCTCAGCGGGAGCTCCCGGTGTTGGCGGAGGCTACGGCGGCACTTTTGGAGGCCGTGGTGGTTTTGGAGGCTATGGGGGCTATGGGGGCTATGGGGGCTATGGGGGCTATGGATACGGTGGTTGGGGCCGAGGCTGCGGATACCTCAGGGGCAGCTGTGGACCCTGCTAA
- the LOC129782837 gene encoding claw keratin-like — protein MSCTSLCNTSCGVAAPAPLADTCNEPCVRQCPDSTVVIQPPPAVITFPGPILSSFPQQSVVGSAGAPGVGGGYGGTFGGRGGFGGYGGYGGYGGYGGYGGYGGYGGYGGCGYGGWGRGHRYLNGNCGPC, from the coding sequence ATGTCCTGCACCAGCCTGTGCAACACCTCCTGTGGGGtggccgccccggccccgctggctGACACCTGCAACGAGCCCTGCGTGCGGCAGTGCCCTGACTCCACGGTGGTGATCCAGCCGCCACCTGCGGTGATCACCTTCCCCGGgcccatcctcagctccttcccgcaGCAGAGTGTTGTTGGCTCAGCGGGAGCTCCCGGTGTTGGCGGAGGCTACGGCGGCACTTTTGGAGGCCGTGGTGGTTTTGGAGGCTATGGAGGCTATGGGGGCTACGGGGGCTATGGGGGCTATGGGGGTTATGGGGGCTATGGTGGCTATGGCGGTTGTGGATATGGTGGTTGGGGCCGAGGCCATAGGTACCTCAATGGGAACTGTGGACCCTGCTAA